In the Orcinus orca chromosome 19, mOrcOrc1.1, whole genome shotgun sequence genome, TCAGCCATGAGGGTAGCATGGCCTTGGCCTTCAGCAGGCCTTGTCCCTGCCTTGGGGGGACACTTATTCAGTGCAGGCTCCCTGGAGAGATCCAGGCTCACAGACTGCAGTGGGTGTGGGAGCCTTTCTTAGCTCAGCCCTTAGCCCCCCTCCCGGCTCCCTCTCCACTCCTGATAAGAGATGGCAGTGGGGGCCTGGGCAGAGGCCTGCTCGCGAGGGCAGGGGACACCGGCAGCCATCAGGATGGTGGGGTCTTTCCTTCTGCAGGCCTGGGCTGGAGTGGGCCTCCTTGCCACCGGAAAGTCTGCCCAGCTCCCTGTGGCCTCCCTGGGCTGGAGTGGGGAAAGTGAGGGCTGTCTTTGGAGAAAGAAGTGGAAAAGAAACAAGACGGTCTGGCCCtgcctctctcacttcctcctttCCAGGCAGTGGGTAGCTTGCCTTCCCTTTCCTGCAGGCGTCAGGAGGCTTTGTGGGGTGTGGGCTGGGCTTGGGGCTCCCTGCTGGCGTGGTGTTTGCCCAGTTGCCCTGGCAACCGTAGGGCAGTGGTGGAGAGTGACATTCAGTGACCAGAGGACATTATACAGGGATCAAGAGGTCGAGACCCATCTTTCCCATGAGCCCGTTGGAATCTTTTGCCACTTCCTGGGGCCCTTTGGTCCATGGTCCACATGGGGGCCTGGACGCAAGGTCTTGGGACCCAGCAGGTCCCTCCACCCCTTTCCTCGTTCTCCCTGGGACTGGAGTTCTGAGATCTCTGCCTTGGCTCCAGCCAGCCCCCCCTGCCATTACCCTTCTTCCTGTCtgattccctttcctttcctgtctcctcctcccacctcctccctgcgCCTGCCcgcccattctctctctcttcccccctccccccaggcacAGCTGCTGTTTGGCTCACTCTATATATAGCGGCATTTTCAGGGTAATTACAATAAAACTGTTGAAAGGAGATAATCCAGCAAAGGAAGCGAGTCTgactcccagccccctcctgtcCCTGGTTTGGTGCAGCCCTGCACCCCCCCTTTTCCTGCGGTCtcctgctcccaccccaccccgtaTTCCCATAGCCTCTCCTGCCTGCCCCATCTGCCCTAGCTGAGTGTGGGGCAGAGAAAAGGGGAACAGATAGGGATGCCCAGAGGCTCTCCACAGGCCTCTCCTGGGCTTAGTGAGGTCCCTGGCTGCTAGCCACGTTAGTTCTAGAACTAAcgtctgtgcctcggtttctccTGTAGTATATAGGCCTCTTGGCGGGGATTGTGTGGTGttgagaggtgggggaggaggcacAGGAAGGACGGTGGTTAAAAGTAtaggatttggggcttccctggtggcgcagtggttgggagtctgcctgccgacgcgggggacacgggttcgtgccccggtccgggaagatcccacatgccgcggagcggctgggcccgtgagccgtggccgctgagcctgcgcgtctggagcctgtgctccgcaacgggagaggccacaacagtgagatgcctgcgtaccacaaaaaaacaaacaaacaaacaaaaaagtatagGGTTTGGAATCACATCTTGGTTCATTGATCACCTGGCTGTATGTCTTTGGTCATGTTACTTAcacctctctaaacctcagtttccttatcactAAAGTAACTCACATAAAATGCCCAGTGGCCTTAACTATCAATGACGATATTCTTCGTTGAACACTCGTGATATTCCAGGTACCCTGCTTTGCTTAtgcatgttttctctcttttttctttttttaataaatttatttatttaattttggctgtgttgggtctccgttgctgcatgcgagctttctctagttgcggtgagcaggggctactcttcattgcagtgtgcgggcttctcattgcggtggcttctcttgttgcggagcacaggctctaggcacgcgggcttcagtagttgtggcgcacgggcttagttgctctgcggcatgtgggattttcccggaccagggctcgaacccgtgtgccctgcatcgacaggtggattcttaaccactgcgccaccagggaagccctgcacgtTTTCTTAGTGAAGTTCATGGCTTCGATCTCATCTATTTAAGGCAGAAGGTTGTATCCACAGAGCAGAGGGATttgactccccctcccccattctctTTGGGTCTAGTAGTCCTGCCTGGTAGCTTTCTGGGCCCCAGGCATAGCAGCCAGGGCCCGGTGGGGTCTGGGATGGCCCACCGACCCCTTCCTGTCTCTTCTCCCCGCAGTGGAGGTGAAGCCGGTGCTGCCAGGAGCCATGCCCAGCTccatggggggcgggggaggaggcaGCCCCAGCCCTGTGGAGCTGCGGGGTGCGCTGGCAGGCCCCGTGGACCCCGCGCTGCGGGAGCAGCAGCTACAACAGGAGCTCCTGGCGctcaagcagcagcagcagctgcagaaGCAGCTCCTGTTCGCTGAGTTCCAGAAACAGCACGACCACCTGACCCGGCAGCATGAGGTCCAGCTGCAGAAGCACCTCAAGGTGAGCGAGGGAgggcgcgggggtggggggccaCCCAGACCTCTGACCCCCGCCCGGACCCGGCTCACCCAGCCTCGCTCCCCCTGCgcccctgcagcagcagcaggagatgCTGGCAGCCAAGAGGCAGCAGGAGCTGGAGCAGCAGCGGCAGCGGGAGCAGCAACGGCAGGAGGAGCTGGAGAAGCAGCGGCTGGAGCAGCAGCTGCTCATCCTGCGAAACAAGGAGAAGAGCAAAGAGAGTAAGGCCTGGGGCCGCCCGGGGCCAGCTGGGACTCCTGCCCCGCCCCACGCCTCCCAGCTGTGGGGACCTGGCCCCAAGCTCCCGGGTCAGCTGTGCCCTGTCCCGCAGGTGCCATCGCCAGCACCGAGGTGAAGCTGAGGCTCCAGGAATTCCTCCTGTCGAAGTCAAAGGAGCCCACACCAGGCGGCCTCAACCATTCCCTCCCACAGCATCCCAAATGCTGGTAATGGCCCTCGGCAGGCACGGGTTGCACAGGTGTCCTGCTCAGGGGCTGCTTGGCTGCAGGATGGCAAGGGGCTCCTGGCCTGAAGCCATATAGGGGCCCTGTAACCTCTCCTAGGAGATGAGACTCCCACCCCTGTTTGTCTCCTCGCTGCCCTCCCCAGGATCCATTTCCTATCCCCATACGCAGCGGATGTTTCATAAATGTAGATTGCTGGGTGGCCGGTCCAGCTGCCTGGGTGATAACCTACAtctgtttccatcccctccctccaccctgcaGGGGAGCCCACCATGCTTCTTTGGACCAGAGTTCCCCTCCCCAGAGCGGCCCCCCTGGGACGCCTCCCTCCTACAAACTGCCTTTGCTTGGGCCCTACGACAGCCGTGATGACTTCCCCCTCCGCAAAACAGGTGAGTGAGTACAACCTGGCCTCCCAGGGTATGGGTGGCGGGGTGGGCAGAGGTGGGAATGTGGAGGGGCCAGGCTAGGCCGCAGGTGTGTCcgtttgtgtgcgtgtgtctgaGCCCCGGctgccttctccccagcctcCGAACCCAACTTAAAAGTACGTTCGAGGCTAAAGCAGAAGGTGGCCGAGCGGAGAAGCAGTCCCCTCCTGCGTCGCAAGGACGGGACTGTCATTAGCACCTTTAAGAAGAGAGCTGTTGAGATCACAGGTGCCGGGCCTGGAGGTGAGGGCTCCTCTCCTGTCCCTGTTCTGAGGGCCGGGGAGTGGGGGGTGGCTCCGAGCAGGCCCAGGTGACAGCCACTTCTCCCGTAGCGGCAGCCGTGTGCAACAGCGCGCCAGGCTCCGGCCCCAGCTCTCCTAACAGCTCCCACAGCACCATCGCCGAGAATGGCTTTACTGGCTCAGTCCCCAACATCCCCACCGAGGTACAGGCCTGCCAAGGGCTGGGCGGGTGGGCCAGCGCTGCTTTCTGTCCCGTCCGGTCTGTCTGGCTGAGCGTGCCCAGCAGGGACGCTCTGCCTGCGTGGACAGGCTAGAGGGACCTATTGCCCCGAAGTGGGATCTGTCCCACGGGCCTCTGAATGGCTCTTATCTCTCAGTCCCCCCCAAGGTGGGGCTTGGTGCAGGAAGCGGGGCGCCATTCAGAGCCCTTAGCCTTGGCCCCAGGTGGCCCCCCTTTGCCTGCTCTCATGCTTGTCTCTCCCAACTGCTCCCCAGATGCTCCCCCAGCACCGGGCCCTCCCTCTGGACAGCTCCCCCAACCAGTTCAGCCTCTACACGTCTCCCTCTCTGCCCAACATCTCCCTAGGGCTGCAGGCCACGGTCACTGTCACCAACTCGCACCTCACCGTAAGTACGGGGCACATACCCTGTCCTCCCTCTGGTGTTGAGGTCTTCGGTCCTGGACGTCCCCGGCTGGGGCTGTTGTCCTCCCAGGGTCCTGATGGAGATCAGATGGCCCTCgcccagagctgggggtgggcagagggtaGGTGAGGGATGCTGGTCCAAAGTCGGCAGGACTGGGGGCAGTATAAACCCCTCCCTCATCTCCATCtcctctccccaggcctccccaAAGCTTTCGACGCAGCAGGAGGCCGAGAGGCAGGCCCTCCAGTCCCTGCGGCAGGGTGGTGCACTGACGGGCAAGTTCATGAGCACATCCTCTATCCCCAGCTGCCTGCTGGGCGTGGCACTGGAGGGCGACACCAGCCCCCACGGGCATGCCTCCCTGCTGCAGCATGTGCTGCTGCTGGAGCAGGCCCGGCAGCAGAGCACCCTCATTGCTGGTGAGTGGGCGGGCAGCTGTCCAAGGAGGGGGTGTCAGCCCccccccattctgagggctcaAGGAAGGACCAACTGCCAGGGAGAAGTAGCCAGGGATACTCACCAGCCCTGTCACAGCTCCCCTCCATGGCATCATTGATTTCTTCCATATTCTACAGACGTTATTGAGTACCTACAGCCGGCCAGGCACTGTTCCCGAACTCTGCCGTCGTAATGGAGCTCACATTCCagagcagtgctgtccagtagaaatataatacAAGCCGTATGTGTACTTTAAAGTGTTCTAGTGGCCacgttaaaaaatgtaaaaaggaacAGGTGAAATTAGTTTTAATAACATATACTTAACTCAGTATATCTAGGATACTATCATTTGAGCATGAAATGAATATGAAGAGTTagcaatgaaatattttactttgtttcataCCGTCTTTGAAACCTGGTGCGTATTTCACACTCAGAGCACATCTCAGTTGAGACAGGCCatgtttcaagtgctcagtagtcaCGTGTGGCTGGCAGCTATGGGATTGGACAGCGCGGCTTTGGACAGTCAGCCCATAAGTAGCTGGTGGCATCAGAAGAGGTTCTGCTTAAAAGACACGTGATCCTGGCCTCCAGGCTTCCCAGCTGGGTGGGATCCACGTCCATGATCAGGGAGGTCTTGCAGTTGGGGAGAACTAGTCATTGTTCATGCACACGGAGGGCCCGAGACTATACGTGCTCGTAAGTGAATCCAGGACGTCTTGCCGGAGGTGGTGGCTCTGAGCTGCGAAACTGTTCAGttgtggggaggaggaagaatgGGGTTCAGGTTTGGGGGCAGGGTGCTCCAGGCCCCTCGCGGGTTTCTCCTGAGTACGGAGGCGGCGCTGTTCCAGAAGGGGGAGAGTctcggggtgggagtgggagccTGGTGCCCTGACAGTGATGGTTACTCCCCTCCCTGCACCACCTCCACAGTGCCGCTCCACGGGCAGTCCCCGCTGGTGACGGGTGAGCGCGTGGCCACCAGCATGCGGACGGTGGGCAAGCTCCCTCGGCACCGGCCCCTGAGCCGCACTCAGTCCTCGCCGCTGCCCCAGagcccccaggccctgcagcAGCTGGTCATGCAGCAGCAGCACCAGCAGTTCCTAgagaagcagaagcagcagcagctgcagctggGCAAGGTGAGCCGGGAGAAGCAAACATCCGGGGCCGTGCTGGGGTCAGGACACAGAGGGTGCCGGGCTGGCAGGGGGCTGGCAGGGGGCTGACACCCAGGCCACTCCCCAGGCTGCATCAGAGGAGCCGCCTTGCCTTTTTCTGATTCACATCAAAGGTCTGTATGGGCTGGGCGGCTGTCTGccggggagagaggagggaaggatagAACCTCCTGGACCACAGGCTGCACAGCTGCGCCCCCTCCCAGCTGACGTGCCTCCTTGCTCTGCTCCTAGATCCTCACCAAGACTGGGGAGCTGCCACGGCAGCCCACCACCCACCCcgaggagacagaggaggagcTGACAGAGCAGCAGGAGgccttcctgggggagggggccctgGCCATACCCCGAGAAGGCTCCACGGAGAGTGAGAGCACACAGGAagacctggaggaggaggaagaggaggaggaggaggaggagggagaggaggaggaggaggaggaggaggaggaggaggaggaggactgCATCCAGGTCAAGGATGAGGAGGGCGAGAGTGGTGCTGAGGAGGGGCCCGACTTGGAGGAGTCCAGTGCTGGTTACAAAAAGGTGCCCCGTCCGCCCCAGCCCTTGATCACCACCCCTGCGTCCTCCCCGCTATCTTTCCAcctttacccttccctctccccagtctgCAGTTTCCAGGCTGTGCAGGAACAACTTTTTAAGAGTGAAAGGGGAGCAGGAAAGAGACAAGGGGCTGTGGAAGGGAGGGAGCTGCTTGTGTCAGTCTCACAGCTGTCTGTGCCCCGtctgccagcccctccctgcgTCTGTGACTGCCCCCGCCTGTctgcttcagtgtgtgtgtgtgtgtgtgtttgcgcgcgcgcgtgtgcacgtgtgcacgtgCACGTGGTCCGTGTATATCTGCGTTTCTGCCTGCGTAGGGCCGGTTGTGCGTCGGTCTCTGCGTGCGTGTGTACACACACGCCCCCGCTGTTACTACAGTCTGCCCTGGTGACTAGCACGCACTCCATTCATTGCGGACACAGCTGAGCCCTCCGGGCCTGACTCATCCCACCCCCTCTCACACCCCCGTCCCTCCCAGCCTCTTACCTCAATGCTACTCCGGTAGCATGACTCATCACGTCCCcccccccatctctccccatctcctcGGAGATGGAGATGAAGATGGCTAAGGCTGGAGTGTCTCCTGTccctggagggaggagggtggggggaggaggcgaTAGAGAAGAGAAGGGCTGGATTcaggccccccaccccctgggaaGCCACCTGTCCTCACTTCCATTTCAGACTAAGCCTCACCCaggctccctcccactctcctcctTCCCAGGTGTTTGCAGATGCCCAGCAGCTGCAGCCTCTGCAGGTGTACCAGGCGCCCCTCAGCCTGGCCACTGTGCCTCATCAGGCCCTGGGCCGCACCCAGTCCTCACCTGCTGCCCCTGGGGGCATGAAGAGCCCCCCGGACCAGCCCACCAAGCACCTCTTCACCACAGGTGAGCCCCACGCCCGCTGTCCTCACATCGTCTGCCAGGGGGCCTGTGCATGGCATCCAGCCTTGGGCATCACTGTCCTCACATCGTCTGCCAGGGGGCCTGTGCATGGCATCCAGCCTTGGGCATCGTGAAGAGATAAGATACAGCCCCTGCCCTGGAGAGATGGCCAGGGCCCCTCAGAGCATCCCGAAGGGAGAGAAAACAGGCCTTGGCCCCCTCCCTCTGCACCACAGCCACCTGTGGTAGTGGTGGCAGCCTCTGCGTCAGTGGGAGGGTGGTGAGTGTCCCTGCCCACTGGGGCAGCGTCTTCTTTCAGGGGCCCATCCCACCACTGCTGAGGGACCACCAGTTTTGCGCCCCCGCCACACGAGCCCTGGAGGCCTAGGTGGAGGGAGCCCACTGTCTCAGCTTGGTCCTGCTGTTCTAGCTCCCTCTCTGCCCTGTGAGGTTAAATGTGAAGCCTCAGTCCATTCCAGAAGCTCTTCCATGTGAAACtgctctgtgctgggctctgAGGGGGCACAGATGCTTGAGGACGGTCCCCACTCACCAGTGGGGTGCGTCGGGGGGTAGAGGGGCAGCACACAGGGGCTGTGACAGCAGGGGAAAGGAGGATGCGCCATGAGGTCAAAATCGATGGGGGTGTCAAGGGCGGCCTGCTGGAGCCTTGAGGAGCAGGGAGGCTTTTGACAGGCGGTGATGGGGGAAAGGAATTTCATGAAAAGAAGAGGGGCAGGTGTGTGGGAGGGCAGCTGGGGTGCCTGTGAG is a window encoding:
- the HDAC5 gene encoding histone deacetylase 5 isoform X1; protein product: MLLVPKAQGLVEMLQTIYETESCFSADGMPGREPSLEILPRTPLHGLPVAVEVKPVLPGAMPSSMGGGGGGSPSPVELRGALAGPVDPALREQQLQQELLALKQQQQLQKQLLFAEFQKQHDHLTRQHEVQLQKHLKQQQEMLAAKRQQELEQQRQREQQRQEELEKQRLEQQLLILRNKEKSKESAIASTEVKLRLQEFLLSKSKEPTPGGLNHSLPQHPKCWGAHHASLDQSSPPQSGPPGTPPSYKLPLLGPYDSRDDFPLRKTASEPNLKVRSRLKQKVAERRSSPLLRRKDGTVISTFKKRAVEITGAGPGAAAVCNSAPGSGPSSPNSSHSTIAENGFTGSVPNIPTEMLPQHRALPLDSSPNQFSLYTSPSLPNISLGLQATVTVTNSHLTASPKLSTQQEAERQALQSLRQGGALTGKFMSTSSIPSCLLGVALEGDTSPHGHASLLQHVLLLEQARQQSTLIAVPLHGQSPLVTGERVATSMRTVGKLPRHRPLSRTQSSPLPQSPQALQQLVMQQQHQQFLEKQKQQQLQLGKILTKTGELPRQPTTHPEETEEELTEQQEAFLGEGALAIPREGSTESESTQEDLEEEEEEEEEEEGEEEEEEEEEEEEEDCIQVKDEEGESGAEEGPDLEESSAGYKKVFADAQQLQPLQVYQAPLSLATVPHQALGRTQSSPAAPGGMKSPPDQPTKHLFTTGVVYDTFMLKHQCMCGNTHVHPEHAGRIQSIWSRLQETGLLSKCERIRGRKATLDEIQTVHSEYHTLLYGTSPLNRQKLDSKKLLALFLFPAGPISQKMYAMLPCGGIGVDSDTVWNEMHSSSAVRMAVGCLVELAFKVATGELKNGFAIIRPPGHHAEESTAMGFCFFNSVAITTKLLQQKLNVGKVLIVDWDIHHGNGTQQAFYNDPSVLYISLHRYDNGNFFPGSGAPEEVGGGPGVGYNVNVAWTGGVDPPIGDVEYLTAFRTVVMPIAHEFSPDVVLVSAGFDAVEGHLSPLGGYSVTARCFGHLTRQLMTLAGGRVVLALEGGHDLTAICDASEACVSALLSVELQPLDEAVLQQKPNVNAVATLEKVIEIQSKHWSCVQRFAAGLGRSLREAQAGETEEAETVSAMALLSVGAEQAQAAAGREHSPRPAEEPMEQEPAL
- the HDAC5 gene encoding histone deacetylase 5 isoform X3, with translation MLLVPKAQGLVEMLQTIYETESCFSADGMPGREPSLEILPRTPLHGLPVAVEVKPVLPGAMPSSMGGGGGGSPSPVELRGALAGPVDPALREQQLQQELLALKQQQQLQKQLLFAEFQKQHDHLTRQHEVQLQKHLKQQQEMLAAKRQQELEQQRQREQQRQEELEKQRLEQQLLILRNKEKSKESAIASTEVKLRLQEFLLSKSKEPTPGGLNHSLPQHPKCWGAHHASLDQSSPPQSGPPGTPPSYKLPLLGPYDSRDDFPLRKTASEPNLKVRSRLKQKVAERRSSPLLRRKDGTVISTFKKRAVEITGAGPGAAAVCNSAPGSGPSSPNSSHSTIAENGFTGSVPNIPTEMLPQHRALPLDSSPNQFSLYTSPSLPNISLGLQATVTVTNSHLTASPKLSTQQEAERQALQSLRQGGALTGKFMSTSSIPSCLLGVALEGDTSPHGHASLLQHVLLLEQARQQSTLIAVPLHGQSPLVTGERVATSMRTVGKLPRHRPLSRTQSSPLPQSPQALQQLVMQQQHQQFLEKQKQQQLQLGKVFADAQQLQPLQVYQAPLSLATVPHQALGRTQSSPAAPGGMKSPPDQPTKHLFTTGVVYDTFMLKHQCMCGNTHVHPEHAGRIQSIWSRLQETGLLSKCERIRGRKATLDEIQTVHSEYHTLLYGTSPLNRQKLDSKKLLALFLFPAGPISQKMYAMLPCGGIGVDSDTVWNEMHSSSAVRMAVGCLVELAFKVATGELKNGFAIIRPPGHHAEESTAMGFCFFNSVAITTKLLQQKLNVGKVLIVDWDIHHGNGTQQAFYNDPSVLYISLHRYDNGNFFPGSGAPEEVGGGPGVGYNVNVAWTGGVDPPIGDVEYLTAFRTVVMPIAHEFSPDVVLVSAGFDAVEGHLSPLGGYSVTARCFGHLTRQLMTLAGGRVVLALEGGHDLTAICDASEACVSALLSVELQPLDEAVLQQKPNVNAVATLEKVIEIQSKHWSCVQRFAAGLGRSLREAQAGETEEAETVSAMALLSVGAEQAQAAAGREHSPRPAEEPMEQEPAL